The segment TCCAACTCGGAAAAGCAACTCGCAAATGTCAAACACGTTAACTCTGAATCATACACATGAGATTTAAAttggttgtctgtgtgtgtttgctctTCAAGGGGCTGATGTTCATTTGATACAATTTCATACACATAGATTTGATCATATGAAGTAGTATTTTGGAATAAAAACTGCAATGTTCACATGGGGTATTTTGGGTGAATAACATAACTTAAAAATGGAGCATAGCAAAAAAGAACACCACACAGATTTTTGGATACAATGTTAATATCCTACTTGTACATTTTCAGTGAAAAATCACTACAACTAAGCAACCACTGTTGCTTGTGCATTAGCTGTCACCTTGATATATTGGCTACACTAGCTAGCGAGCTGACTACTTCCCTCGCCATAATGTTAAAGGAtctgtgggcggcaggtagcttagtggttaagagcgttgtgccagtaaccgaaaggtcgctggttctaatccccgagtcgactaggtgaaacatctgtcgacgtgcccttgagcaaggcacttaaccctaattgctcctgtaagtcgctctggataagagcgtctgctaaatgactaaaatgtaagctgTGCTCAGCAGAtggggcgaaggacactgtcccGGTGTTGTGAAACACCTGCTTGCCATGCATGCTCTCCCCACTGAGTAGACTGTATCACGCGGTGACATCCAGGTGGTTACCAATATAAGTTATTTCTCATAAAGGCTGCTATCCTACTTGGAATAAAAAAACTTGGCAAAACATTTGGCTACGTTAGCTAACACCATACAGCTGCCCAGTGGGAAGCACCTCTGGTTGGCAGGCACCTCGATACATCACCGGTGCACTGGTCATTCACACAGGCTTGTCGTCGTTCTTCCATGGTGACCAATATTACAAGTAATTTTTTAGCTCGCCCATCAAAATAAACATACCTCTTTAACTAGCGTCTGGCATTTGTCTGTTTTTATGTATGTGAAACCGAAGGCAACTTTCCACATTGCGTGGACAGTAAAATGTGTCTAAATGTAATTTCACCACCCGTGCTGTTGGTGGCGGTAACGCACCATCTTCTCTGGCACCATTTGACATCTGTCCTCCGCTCCAATGTCTCACAGCGTCTGTAGTCAGAAGTTATCTGCTGAAGCCAGTCTATTGGCCTGGTTGGATTCTGAACCTCTGACCTAACCCTTGACCCTTTCTCCCCCCTTGGCAGCCGGTGGTGCGAGCGCAGCGCCACTTCAACAAGCTGCACATCCCCAGGCAGCTGCAGAAGGCATTGCCCTTCAAGAGCAAGCCCAAACAAGACCAGCCCAAGGGCAAGACGCCCAAGGACCTCCAGAGGCCCGCTGTCATACGGGAGCCCCATGAGAGGAAGGTAAGGGTCTCCTTATGGAAAGGATAATTAAAAACCCCTTTGGATTGCATTCTGTGATGTTTGTCAGATTCTTATTATCTAAATCAATGTGTAAAAGCTGGGCTGTAACAACCTACACACTGTTGCCTCCCCCATAATATATGGGGTGCGCACACATCAATaactgtatatatgaatggacaaagccattgatcacgtgacaccattcattcctatgtgaagactcaatagcgcattgaagccaaatgaagtcggttaaattggcgtctcatggagacataacatgctCAGTTTGAGCaactccaggaagtgacgttgcaggctagctcagtgctgcctcattgagtaactcaagttgaaggacgaccagggtactgcaggctgccattagcaactaaattatccttataacttgtgtgcgattttaaaataatAGTTTCAAGGACATACAACTGGTGTATTctaagcaattattggtaccatgattgtcttagattttttttttttttacactaagATGGACCACGAAGATCGCAAttttctgccaacaatgcctgcagtaccgcaATCAGCCTTGAATTTTTGTTGCTTCAATGACTGCCCCTGACACACAAATGACACTGCATTTGAAATCTGAGCATGTGCCCTCTTGTCCACCAGGTGGCGGCGCTGCTCAACGCACTGAGCACGGTGCACAACTACAAGAGCAAGAAAGCGCACACGGCGCAGCATGCCAAGCACAAGGACTTCCTGCGGCAACGGGACAAGGCGGAGGAGGACAAGCTCAAGAGGCAGAAGGAGGCGAAGAAGAAGCTTTACCGTATGATGGGCCAGAAGGAGAAGAAGAGGCAGAGGTCCAGTCTGAAAGGGGCGCCGCAGGATGACTGATTTTATGTCAATATGACTCTCTTAAAGGCCAGTGTAATAACTTTAAGGCCTACCAATGGAATGGAATAATCCCCTGTTTAAGCATAACCTGTTGGTCTGCAGTGGAGTAGGGTGAAATTGCCCCTAGACActaatcttgggtcagttttaGCATTTTCCCCGCTAatggttaaagggatacttcgggattttggcaatgaagccctttgtCTACTTCCCAGAGTCAAATGAACTCATTCATGGAtatcatttttatgtctctgcatccagtatgaaggaaggattgggggaggggaagctgagcctagatctgtacctaggggaatcTTCACCCAGAGCGTCTGCAGTACTGGGGTAGGAGACAGTGGAAATGCAAGGAATGGATGAACATCCTTGAGCTTCTGTAGCCTGGTTGTGTAATGTGCAACCCCAGTTATTGACACCTCATTTTGATTGAGAGTGGTTCCATAGAGGAACTAGAAAGAACTGTATATTGGTCATGTCTTGACCACTTGTCTAGCTTCAATCTTGTGTTGTAATAAAAAATAACAGATATTACAAAAATATGTTGTGAGTGCCTTGAAACTCTAAAAGAGCATAAAAGTAAAGTAAGTGTAAttctataatatattttgatcgaatagaagtttcgtaatggctAGGTTGTTACAAATGCACTAAGTGGACGCAAATGGCATTTCAGTGACTTTGAAGTTGTGCCTGTTGTCAGAGATCGAgaactcatcatggatataacccattttagcatggacattgccattgaggacTTCCACCATTTTatagtagtcaactgggtggggtccctgagttgggagcaatcagccaatgaagaagaatGTACTACTTTCAAATGGAGATCGTcacaatggtgctgcccatgcagtcagactctatagagcccaacagtggtgtcataataccctagtggtcaaacagggtAATGGTTCTAATCGAtattccaccattcatttttcccatagggaattttagaaacacttaaaataagggctgtgtttcatgtaggcttaacCTGGCGTGACGTTTTCATAACTATGTAAATCTCTCTCAGGCAAGGTGTcgtatcaatatattcggctctatttactctgatTCTAAAATGCTAATTAGACAtaatgcaagactacaaatccctgcaagatTTTGCAcctcatctctagctgacacctttgccaacaggtattgtgtcaatttaaaacttgcacaagacggTTCACAGAAGTGTCAACTTTAAAGACATTTGgacaatttattcattactaaatttgGCTAACATTAGAGAGttcatccagagattcttacctttgcctctaTTCGGCTGTCTCGTTCAGATCATCGtgacatttgtagttctttatgatggccacattagcagctaattagcatttcatttttgggggttAAATACAGGTGAATACATTGATAAAAtccaccttgtcctagagagatttacatggttatcaaaatgtcacgccagggtaagcctacatgaaacatggCCCTTATTACGTTTTTCTAAaacccctatgggaaaaatgaatggtggaaaaacgattggaaccatttccttgtttgaccgctaggttttatgggtatgaCTCCTCAACCTGTGGTACTCTAATATCAGATACAAAAAGGagtcctctgtctatctctatggcctgttgttacatgtatctgccctctcattggctagaatggtcccacctgatctcgcctcctcccacctgccttccatctttgaggacatgtattttcaTTGTTAGTGGTCACTTGAATATAGGTTAACACAGGCTAAGAAGATCTTATGTTTTGTTCTGAGATATCATTCggttaacatgaccttttatgAATGCCTTTTGTGCTTGTGATTACATAGATGTTTCAAAGTTCACAAAAGTGGGTTAGCGGATGAACATGATCCCATAGAAAATGTTTCATAAGatctaagcctgtgtttaccataTACTTTTTCAGTATTtatctaaaaaaaaaataacattaatttccccataggctttggccaATGAGCCATgccggagttagtgcctacaaaaagacgccattactgtTGCGCTCTAtacaacagctgattcaaagggggtgtggcagatGTCAAAACTCTTCAGCAGTAGGATACACCTGGACTCCCTAAAAACACGCCACTTcgatacagctacgaccggaagtcactttccgtagcaggttaggagagcattttcactaaccctaccctaacccttttcctaaccttactacgttaggagaattaggttaaggttagggaaaatgCTCTCTAACCTGCTACTAAAAGTCACTTTCGGTCGTAGCTGTATCGAAGTGGCGTGTTTTTAGGGAATCTCGTGTGCAACAGCTGATTACTATATGTCACTAACTACAGTTATTTTGGCTGGATCTCAGACTCCTTCGTCTCatctccttcatctgcactgatatgAAAACGCCAAATAGGTGAAAGTACTATTGTGGGTCGCTACCAGGGAGTTGCCTTCACTAGTGTCTTTAGGGCGCGCGTAACGCAGAGGGGGGGTCTTCGCGCCGGCACCACCAAAAAATTTTTAACTATCCAGCACCTATTTTACATCCGTGCAGATAAAGGAAAGAAGAGAAATCCACTTCACACTTGATGCACTGTGGTACTACATTTTGGTTGTCTGTATTCGTTAACTTGTCCCCATAGAGAAAGCATAGTGAATGTCATTCTTTGTGGTAAATAATATGGATACAATGGCAAAGATTGTTAAAAGTTCTCAAATTATCTTACAAGCTCTGCAGAACACCAACCAAAACACTGCAAGGTGGGCAAAAGGTGAGAATTAAAAGTGCTTTATTAGTCTATATGCAGATATTACATTGCTGCTTAGTCACGAAACGTGGCAATTCCTTAAATTGTGTAGGCAACGCCACACATTTACAtagaaaaaaaaactaaaacgtCCCTTGTCTGTCACAAAAGTTGAATAAAATGATATTTGAACTCTGACAATTGGCCATGGTGTTGGTCCTTCAACTGGTCAATTTTTTTGTacatatccacaggaaagtattattaAACCGACTTTAAAGCACGAGTCTGTGTGGCAATCAAGATGTTTGCACATGACCGAAGTACATGCACACGATGCATACTAACAGGTGTTTACATGGTTTTGCACGTGTGCCAGGTGATATAAATGTCCACTTCAGTACCTGCGCTCTAAATAGTCGGTaaacaatactttcctgtggatattgtCTCAAATTTAGAGCAGCTGAAGGATGAAGGACCAACCACACAGACGACCGGTAAAGTAAGTTCAAATGTAATTTAAAACATTCTAGCTTGTAAGGAAAACTTTCTCAGTGCATTGTTAGACTGTATACCAAGAATTGGGCTCAACTTCTGCCTAATATATCAATCTTCTGCTCTGCTCCCAACAACATGCATCAAATCAGTTTTTCTGATCTACATCACTCAATACAACCCAGTCCAATCAGCAGGTGATTGATGAGCCTAAATGGCGGAGGCTTAAATCACTGTTTTAGTTTCCTCAGCACCTCTTTAGTCAGCTGCTTAGTGTATCTGTTGATCTTCCGGTGTCTTGGCATCCATCCCAGGAGAAAACGATGGAAGTCTGTCCAGGCAAAGGCAAACATCTCCCTCCACTCTTTCTCCAGGGCAGCAAAGTCCACCTGCTTGGTCACTGATGCCCTCAGTTCTGTGAAGTAGTAGTCCAGCAGGCCGGGAACCCTCTTTTCAAGCTGTTTCTCCTCTATTTCCTCCAGGAGGTAGACAACATCCTTCATCCCACAGCCTCCACCCACGTACTGGAAGTCCACTGCCGCCACACCCTGACCACTCCCAGAAAAGCAGAAGTTAGCTAGTTTGGCATCTCCGTGAACGATGGTCTTGAAGCGGCATTCATTGAGGATCCTGTCAATCTCCCTGGCAGCTGCTTTAAGCTGGGCGTCGTCCATGGCATCCAGCTCGTCAGGGCGTGTTTCCAGGTGCCAATAGGTACCTACGGGCCACAGCCCCTCCGGCACCACCCCCAGGAAGAGGCCATGGAAGTGGGCCAGCCAGCTGAGGCAGGCCCTCATCTCTGTATCCGTAACGCTGGTTCTTCTCTGGTCGAAGCCCACCACATCCAGGTCCTCCAGAACTATCAGCTGTTCGTCGCCGTAtgaacaagcagacagacaggctggcatCCGACAGCCATCATTGGTGGAGTAGTTCTGGTACCAGTGCGTCTCCACTTGGTAGGACCTCACCTTGCGCATGTGAGACAGGTCTGTGTTCCAGCCTCCAGGGTGCTCGGCCTCCTTTGGGAACGTTACATGTTTGACAACGACCGAGGGGCGGTCACAGCCTTCTAAATGGATCCTCACAATCTGGCCATAGCCGCTCCACAGCGTCTGGATTTTGGCACCAACACGCAGAGCCTTTGCACCACACTCCTGCAGAATAAGGTCCTGATATTCTTGTTTCATTCCTGAAGAGGAGTCTTTCACCAGACCGAAAAATAACAGGTTAGGTTATGTCAAAATCTGTCCAAGAACCTACAGCTTTTCACAAAAGACTGATACATTTTGGCAGAAAGTGTTGAATGATGGAACAATAAAGTAAGTACACCGTTTGAATAGGAAATGCAAGTCTATGCGTTTCACACACATGGAGGAAATGGAACTTCGACAAACTATTTAATGAAATGCAAACGTTCAAATCCACACACCGCCATCTCACGAGGGACACAGTCAAAACATTAGTTAACAATGCCAATGTGCGTAAAACTCACCATTAACATATGTTGCACGTCGAGTTTTATTGAGTTATTACGTTTCGATCATGAATACTCTTCAATGTTGACTGGAGATTTACATCAAATCAATGGCAATACTGCCACCAACTGGATTGGAGTGTAAACGCTCTCGTCATTGGTGGAGCTACCCGGAAGCTAAATCATGGAAATTACTTATGTTGTTGTTATTGAGCAGAAAGTAGCTCGTATACTTGCTAGCTGTATATCATAATGTAATACTGACATTGTCAAGGCGGTTGTTTGTATTTCATTCATTTGATAATCTTCTTTTAAAAACGTATATTTTGGAACTGTAACTCATTGCTTTGATTTAGCTGTCTGACGTTCTGTCAAGTTCAGCTTGCTAGCTaacgcagctagctagctaacgttagttacaaCGAACGACAGGGACAGTCATATTTTCCAGGCTGTATGAAGGCGTTTGAAAACACGTTAGAACAAAATGGATTGCGCGGCACTGGAGCACGATGCAGTTAAATTTGCTAAAACTGCTGTCATCTGCGACCAGAATGGAAAATACAACGAGGCTGTCTTCTATTATAAGGTAACGTTAAGGACTATCAGACTGAAATGGCTTTTACTTTAACCTGCATCTTATGGTCAACATTGTGGAAAAGACTACTTGATCACTGATGCACTTTTAGCCTTTAGAAGTGGCATCCAGTGTTTACACCTGTGTGACAAACGGTATGTATTCAGCCTTTAAGGGGTATCCAGAAGCTCAAATAATATAGGGTACTATCGTAGAGGTACTTGACCAATGGTTAAGACACTCGCTTTTATTTTGCTACATTAAAATTAATTTGTCATTTTGAAAGCGATAATGTTGGTGTTGTATGTGATATTAGGAGGCGGCGCAAGCCCTGATCTACGCCGGCATGGCAGGGTCTAAACTGGAGGGCATCCAGGATAAAGTCAATGAGTACCTGGACCGGGTTCAGGCCCTGCACAATGCTGGTGAGTCCACCTCAACAGCGTAGGGAAACTGGTGATCCTCCATAACCACTTCTGACCTAACTTCATTCACTCTCATACTCCATCCAGAATGcttgggcccgtattcataaagcatatCAGAGAGTAgcctatatagtgcattcggaaagtattcagaccccttgactttttccacattttgttatgttacagccttattctaaaattgattaaattatttttttccctcatcaatctacacacaatgccccataatgacaaagcgaaaacaggtttttagaaatgtttgcaaatgtattaaaaataagaaacagaaatacctgatttacataagtgttcagaccctttgctatgagactcaaaattgagctcaggtgcatcctgtttcacttgatcatccttgagatttgtctacaacttgattggagtccaccagtggtaaattcaattgattggatttgatttggaaaggcacacagctgtctatataaggtcccacaattgaccgtgcatgtcagagcaaaaaccaaagccatgaggtcaaaggaatcttccgacaggattgtgtcaaggcacagatctggggaagggtaccaaaacatttctgcagcattgaaggtcctcaagaacgcagtggcctccatcattcttaaatggaagaagtttggaaccaccaagacttttcctagagctggccgcccggccaaactgagcaatcgggggagaagggccttggtcagggaggtgacaaagaacccaatggtcactctgacagagctccagagttcgtctgtggagatgggagaccttccagaaggacaaccatctctgcagcactccaccaatcaggcctttatggtagagtggccagacggaagccactcagtaaaaggcacatgacagcccacttggagtttgccaaaaggcacccaaaggactctcagaccatgaaaaacaagattctctggttcactagttaggattgagggaaagatgaacagagcaaagtacagagagatccttgatgaaaacctgctccagagcgctcaggacctcagactcgggcgaaggttcaccttccaacaggacaacaaccctaagcacacagccaagacaacgcaggagtggctttgggacaagtctccgaatgtccttgagaggcccagccagaacccggacttgaacctgatctaacatctctggagagacctgaaaatagctgtgcagcgacgctccccatccaacctgacagagcttgagaggatctgcagagaagaatgggagaaactccccaactaTGGGTgtcccaagaagacttgaggctgtaatcgctgcctaaggtgctttgacaaagtactgagtaaagggtctgaatacttatgtcatatttccgttttttatttttaatacatctgcaaacatttctaaaaacccatttgtgctatgtcattatggggtattgtgtagattgttgaggaaaaaaaaactatttaatcaattttagaatgaggctgtaaggtaacaaaatgtggaaaaagtcaaggggtctgaaaactttccgaatgcactgtatctagtcCTTAGCCTATCTAATGTTGGATCACAGTAAACTTACAGCGAGTTTCCTTCTGAGTCATTCTTTCCATGACCTATGGAACAGCGTACAGTTCACGtcacatgtgtgtgcatgtttgtgcgaGACGTGAGGGCCTTCGCTTGTGTTTATGAAACTGGCCCACAgattgagtttgagtttattttttatatttacagggacagtgcacattaatcaacgtttcagtaaaag is part of the Coregonus clupeaformis isolate EN_2021a chromosome 28, ASM2061545v1, whole genome shotgun sequence genome and harbors:
- the LOC121570036 gene encoding uncharacterized protein LOC121570036, encoding MKQEYQDLILQECGAKALRVGAKIQTLWSGYGQIVRIHLEGCDRPSVVVKHVTFPKEAEHPGGWNTDLSHMRKVRSYQVETHWYQNYSTNDGCRMPACLSACSYGDEQLIVLEDLDVVGFDQRRTSVTDTEMRACLSWLAHFHGLFLGVVPEGLWPVGTYWHLETRPDELDAMDDAQLKAAAREIDRILNECRFKTIVHGDAKLANFCFSGSGQGVAAVDFQYVGGGCGMKDVVYLLEEIEEKQLEKRVPGLLDYYFTELRASVTKQVDFAALEKEWREMFAFAWTDFHRFLLGWMPRHRKINRYTKQLTKEVLRKLKQ